A portion of the Micromonospora tarapacensis genome contains these proteins:
- a CDS encoding polysaccharide biosynthesis tyrosine autokinase: MDLYRQLRLVRRHWWIVLVTFMVALGVTALVTVRAQPRYVASVTFFVTTPSQGVTDAYQGGLFLQQRVKSYAELLTSDRLAQAAVADSQLGLTAEEIQRRVSTSTENGTVLLRASVNDTDQTRALRVTEALSAKFIELVQKVEARPDGSPGPIKIEVVSGPRVTPTPVSPQPVRNTVIGALLGLLAGVGLAILRGMADVRLRDAAGLQRVTGSPLLGEIPIDSTARSAPLIVGDAATSARAEAVRKLRTNLRFVDVHEPARVIAVTSALQGEGKTTLSCNLAIALAEAGWRVLLVDADLRRPKVDEYLGIDAGVGLTDVLVGDVHVGDVVQRWGDKSLLVLPSGSAPPNPSELLGSKAMSDLLLALRESADIVIIDTAPLLAVTDGVVVAVQADGALLVTQQGRTSRAQVAAAARALHSVSVRLLGCVLNMARVPKAEAYQYEAYRVVVAATGARSVPTDRATSGRHAGPAPTGEVSDHTQELTRLSR, encoded by the coding sequence ATGGACCTGTACCGCCAACTACGCCTCGTGCGCCGGCACTGGTGGATCGTGCTGGTCACCTTCATGGTGGCCCTCGGCGTGACCGCCCTGGTCACCGTCCGGGCGCAGCCCCGTTACGTCGCCTCGGTCACCTTCTTCGTCACCACGCCGAGCCAGGGCGTCACGGACGCCTACCAGGGCGGCCTCTTCCTCCAGCAACGGGTGAAGTCCTATGCGGAACTGCTGACCAGCGACCGGCTGGCGCAGGCCGCGGTGGCCGACAGTCAGTTGGGACTGACCGCCGAGGAGATCCAGCGCCGGGTCAGCACCTCCACCGAGAACGGCACGGTCCTGCTGCGGGCCTCGGTGAACGACACCGACCAGACCCGCGCGTTGCGGGTCACCGAGGCGCTCTCGGCGAAGTTCATCGAGTTGGTGCAGAAGGTCGAGGCGCGGCCGGACGGCAGTCCCGGCCCGATCAAGATCGAGGTGGTCAGCGGGCCGCGGGTCACTCCCACGCCGGTGTCGCCGCAACCGGTCCGCAACACCGTCATCGGTGCGCTGCTGGGCCTGCTGGCCGGCGTCGGCCTGGCGATCCTGCGCGGCATGGCCGACGTGCGGCTGCGCGACGCCGCCGGACTGCAGCGGGTGACCGGAAGCCCGCTGCTCGGCGAGATCCCGATCGACAGCACCGCGCGCTCGGCTCCGCTGATCGTCGGCGACGCCGCGACGTCGGCCCGCGCCGAGGCGGTCCGCAAGCTCCGGACCAATTTGCGTTTCGTCGACGTGCACGAGCCGGCGCGGGTCATCGCCGTCACCAGCGCCCTCCAGGGCGAGGGCAAGACGACGTTGTCGTGCAACCTGGCGATCGCGCTCGCCGAGGCGGGCTGGCGGGTCCTGCTGGTCGACGCCGACCTGCGTCGCCCCAAGGTCGACGAGTACCTGGGCATCGACGCGGGAGTCGGGCTGACCGACGTCCTGGTCGGCGATGTGCACGTCGGGGACGTGGTCCAGCGCTGGGGCGACAAGTCGCTGCTGGTGCTGCCCAGCGGCTCGGCCCCGCCCAACCCGAGCGAGCTGCTCGGCTCGAAGGCCATGTCGGATCTGCTGCTGGCCCTGCGCGAGTCCGCCGACATCGTCATCATCGACACCGCTCCGCTGCTGGCGGTCACCGACGGGGTGGTGGTCGCCGTGCAGGCCGACGGCGCGCTCCTGGTCACCCAGCAGGGACGTACGTCCCGGGCGCAGGTGGCCGCGGCGGCCCGGGCACTGCACTCCGTGTCGGTGCGGCTGCTCGGCTGTGTGCTGAACATGGCCCGGGTGCCCAAGGCGGAGGCCTACCAGTACGAGGCCTACCGCGTCGTCGTCGCCGCGACCGGCGCCCGGTCGGTGCCGACGGACCGGGCGACGAGCGGCCGGCACGCCGGTCCGGCGCCCACCGGAGAGGTGAGCGACCACACCCAGGAACTCACCCGGCTGTCCCGATGA
- a CDS encoding DUF1622 domain-containing protein, translating into MDVEVILHGGHQVLVTAVEIVGASVIVAGAAWAALRFVVDGLRHRDAAVFTRIRLTLGRFLTLGLEFQLAADILRTALSPTFAQIGQLAAIAAIRTVLNYVLGREIEQEQRQVGRPERPGRPR; encoded by the coding sequence ATGGACGTCGAGGTGATCCTCCACGGCGGCCACCAGGTGCTGGTGACCGCGGTGGAGATCGTCGGCGCGTCGGTGATCGTCGCCGGAGCGGCCTGGGCCGCGCTGCGGTTCGTGGTCGACGGGTTGCGTCACCGCGACGCCGCCGTGTTCACCCGGATCCGGCTGACCCTGGGCAGGTTCCTCACCCTGGGGCTCGAGTTCCAGCTGGCGGCGGACATCCTGCGGACCGCGCTGTCGCCGACCTTCGCGCAGATCGGCCAACTCGCCGCGATCGCCGCCATCCGCACCGTGCTGAACTACGTCCTGGGCCGGGAGATCGAGCAGGAACAGCGGCAGGTCGGCCGGCCGGAGCGACCGGGACGACCGAGATGA
- the nhaA gene encoding Na+/H+ antiporter NhaA, whose translation MTDQTPGPEHRGVRRLFARTSWPEARFLADVLRTETVGGALLLLGAVIALVWANSPWGDSYAALGQWVPWSAGSALHLDLDLATWAADGLLAIFFFVVGLELKREFVAGELRDPRRAALPVVAAIGGMALPALIYVGVNVAGGGEGVRGWAIPTATDIAFALAVLAVIGAYLPQGLRAFLLTLAVVDDLLAITIIAIFYTDDFSVLPLLGAVLPIALFGLLVQRRRTWWWALVPLALIAWTLVHSSGVHATVAGVLLGFTVPVLTGKGGDARRPMPGLAEHLEHRWRPISAGFAVPVFAFFAAGVSLRGADLGAVVTDPVVLGVVLGLVVGKCVGILGSTYLLARFTRASLDEDITWSDLLGVSFLAGIGFTVSLLIGELAFGSDSVEGANVKAAVLAGSLISALLAMLVLRRRNKVYRAIALKERADIDQDGVPDVYQKPGG comes from the coding sequence ATGACCGACCAGACCCCAGGCCCCGAGCACCGCGGCGTACGCCGCCTCTTCGCGCGTACCTCCTGGCCGGAGGCGCGCTTCCTGGCCGACGTACTCCGCACGGAGACGGTCGGCGGCGCCCTGCTGCTGCTCGGCGCCGTGATCGCACTGGTCTGGGCGAACTCCCCCTGGGGCGACTCCTACGCCGCGCTCGGGCAGTGGGTCCCCTGGTCAGCCGGCTCGGCGCTGCACCTCGATCTCGACCTCGCCACCTGGGCCGCCGACGGCCTGCTGGCCATCTTCTTCTTCGTGGTCGGGCTGGAACTGAAACGCGAGTTCGTCGCCGGTGAACTGCGCGACCCGCGCCGGGCGGCACTGCCGGTGGTCGCGGCGATCGGCGGCATGGCGTTGCCGGCGCTGATCTACGTGGGAGTCAACGTCGCCGGCGGCGGCGAGGGGGTACGCGGCTGGGCCATCCCCACCGCCACCGACATCGCCTTCGCGCTGGCGGTGCTGGCCGTCATCGGGGCGTACCTGCCGCAAGGGCTGCGCGCCTTCCTGCTCACCCTGGCCGTGGTCGACGACCTGCTCGCGATCACCATCATCGCGATCTTCTACACCGATGACTTCAGCGTGCTCCCGCTGCTCGGCGCCGTGCTGCCGATCGCCCTGTTCGGCCTGCTCGTGCAGCGCCGCCGCACCTGGTGGTGGGCGCTCGTCCCACTCGCGCTCATCGCCTGGACGCTTGTGCACTCCTCCGGGGTGCACGCCACGGTGGCCGGTGTGCTGCTGGGCTTCACCGTGCCGGTGCTCACCGGCAAGGGCGGCGACGCCCGCCGCCCGATGCCCGGCCTCGCCGAACATCTGGAACACCGGTGGCGGCCGATCTCGGCCGGGTTCGCCGTGCCGGTCTTCGCGTTCTTCGCCGCCGGGGTCTCGCTGCGCGGCGCCGACCTGGGCGCGGTGGTGACCGACCCGGTCGTCCTCGGCGTCGTCCTCGGTCTGGTCGTCGGCAAGTGCGTCGGCATTCTCGGCTCGACCTACCTGCTGGCCCGGTTCACCCGCGCCAGCCTGGACGAGGACATCACCTGGTCGGACCTGCTCGGCGTGTCGTTCCTGGCCGGTATCGGCTTCACCGTGTCGCTGCTGATCGGCGAGCTCGCCTTCGGCTCCGACAGCGTCGAGGGCGCCAACGTGAAGGCCGCGGTGCTGGCCGGCTCGCTGATCTCGGCGCTGCTGGCCATGCTGGTGCTGCGTAGGCGCAACAAGGTCTACCGGGCGATCGCGTTGAAGGAGCGGGCCGACATCGACCAGGACGGCGTGCCGGACGTCTACCAGAAACCCGGCGGCTGA
- the egtC gene encoding ergothioneine biosynthesis protein EgtC: protein MCRHLAYLGPPVFLRELLFDPPHSLLRQSWAPRDMRGGGTINADGFGVGWYPDGGLPVRYRRAQPIWSDPTIAELAAVTSAGAVLAAVRSATVGMAVVDAAAAPFAEGRWLFSHNGVVRGWPDSVVPLAAALPVRDLLTLDVSTDSALLWALVRARLRAGVGPGRAVAETVTSVAEVAPGSRLNLLLTDGHTVVASVAGHALSLRTTPLSVLLASEPHDDEPGWREVPEGQLVEATVTEVRQYALAGS from the coding sequence ATGTGCCGACATCTGGCCTACCTCGGGCCGCCGGTGTTCCTGCGCGAGTTGCTGTTCGACCCGCCCCACTCGCTGCTGCGCCAGTCCTGGGCGCCGCGCGACATGCGCGGCGGCGGGACGATCAACGCCGACGGGTTCGGCGTCGGCTGGTACCCGGACGGCGGCCTGCCGGTGCGGTACCGGCGTGCCCAGCCGATCTGGAGCGACCCGACCATCGCCGAACTCGCGGCGGTCACCTCGGCCGGCGCGGTGCTGGCCGCGGTCCGCTCGGCCACGGTCGGCATGGCGGTCGTCGACGCCGCCGCCGCGCCGTTCGCCGAGGGACGGTGGCTGTTCTCGCACAACGGCGTGGTGCGCGGCTGGCCGGATTCGGTGGTGCCGCTCGCCGCCGCGCTGCCGGTGCGGGATCTGCTCACGCTCGACGTGAGCACCGACTCGGCGTTGTTGTGGGCGCTGGTCCGGGCCCGGTTGCGCGCGGGTGTCGGGCCGGGTCGCGCGGTCGCCGAGACGGTCACCTCGGTCGCCGAGGTCGCCCCCGGCTCGCGGCTCAACCTGCTGCTCACCGACGGTCACACGGTGGTCGCCAGCGTGGCGGGGCACGCGCTGTCGCTGCGAACCACACCGCTGTCGGTGCTGCTGGCCTCCGAACCGCACGACGACGAACCGGGTTGGCGGGAGGTGCCCGAGGGGCAGCTCGTGGAGGCCACCGTGACCGAGGTACGCCAGTACGCCCTCGCGGGGTCGTGA
- a CDS encoding RNA polymerase sigma factor → MSGELSQAVEAAKAGDEDAFRFLYRSLQPGLLRYLTALVGADAEDVASETWLQVARDLPTFTGGEFRAWAVTIGRNRAMDHLRRQRRRPALSVPVQELCELAGDADTAERAGEAIGTEAALAMIAGLPPREAEAVLLRAVVGLDAETAGRVLGRRAGAVRTAAHRGLRRLAVLLDQQGASAAPGATGNPPDDVPTASRIDVRPRPRTDGPPPAAQAEPVDG, encoded by the coding sequence ATGAGCGGCGAACTGAGTCAGGCGGTCGAGGCGGCCAAGGCCGGCGACGAGGACGCGTTCCGTTTCCTCTACCGCAGCCTGCAACCGGGGCTGCTGCGCTACCTGACCGCGCTGGTCGGTGCGGACGCCGAGGACGTCGCGTCGGAGACGTGGCTGCAGGTGGCCCGGGACCTTCCCACCTTCACCGGTGGCGAGTTCCGTGCCTGGGCCGTCACCATCGGCCGGAATCGGGCCATGGACCATCTGCGCCGGCAACGGCGTCGACCTGCCCTGTCGGTGCCGGTGCAGGAACTCTGCGAGCTGGCCGGGGACGCGGACACCGCGGAACGGGCCGGGGAGGCCATCGGCACCGAGGCGGCCCTCGCGATGATCGCCGGCCTGCCACCCCGGGAGGCCGAGGCGGTGTTGCTGCGGGCGGTGGTCGGGCTCGACGCCGAGACCGCCGGGCGGGTGCTCGGCCGCCGGGCCGGTGCGGTGCGCACCGCCGCCCACCGTGGGCTGCGCCGGCTGGCCGTGCTGCTGGACCAGCAGGGCGCCAGCGCGGCGCCCGGCGCCACGGGCAACCCGCCGGACGATGTTCCGACCGCGTCGCGCATCGACGTCCGGCCGCGCCCGCGTACCGACGGCCCGCCACCGGCTGCACAGGCCGAACCGGTGGACGGCTGA
- a CDS encoding DUF1622 domain-containing protein, with product MTGALSAAVTVLGVLAATVALVTTGSRSTALRVLLDMLLAAGLLRLAGGPPWPDLAAVAAIAALRTLLRGALMRDFRRWRSTDAGRPSEQVGRASGT from the coding sequence ATGACCGGGGCGCTGTCCGCCGCCGTCACGGTGCTGGGCGTGCTCGCCGCGACGGTCGCACTGGTGACCACCGGCTCCCGGTCGACGGCCCTGCGGGTGCTGCTCGACATGCTGCTCGCCGCCGGCCTGCTGCGGCTGGCCGGCGGGCCACCCTGGCCGGACCTGGCCGCCGTCGCGGCGATCGCCGCCCTGCGTACGCTGCTGCGCGGCGCGCTGATGCGGGATTTCCGGCGGTGGCGGTCGACGGATGCCGGACGCCCGTCCGAGCAGGTCGGCCGGGCGTCCGGGACGTGA
- the egtD gene encoding L-histidine N(alpha)-methyltransferase: protein MSAEPLEIHLDDQDLGRSLRRDVRVGLSAGQKWLPPKWFYDTRGSELFDEITRLPEYYPTRAERAVLAERAAEIAELTAAKTLIELGSGSSEKTRLLLDAFVRAGGLGTFVPLDVSVSALRGSTTTLAADYPGLRVRGIVGDFTRHLDRLPTGGRRLVIFLGGTVGNLLPVERAEFLARMRAALEVGDWLLVGADLVKDPAVIVPAYDDAAGVTAEFNRNVLRVLNRELGADLDPEAFAHVALWDPEHEWIEMRLRAERPMRVRVLDLDVGFAAGEDLRTEVSAKFRPEGITGELDSAGFRAERFWTDPDGLFGVTLARAG from the coding sequence ATGAGCGCTGAGCCGCTCGAGATCCATCTCGACGACCAGGACCTCGGGCGCAGCCTGCGGCGGGACGTACGGGTCGGGCTCTCCGCCGGGCAGAAGTGGCTGCCGCCGAAGTGGTTCTACGACACCCGGGGCAGCGAGCTGTTCGACGAGATCACCCGGCTGCCCGAGTATTACCCGACCCGGGCCGAGCGTGCGGTGCTGGCCGAGCGTGCGGCCGAGATCGCCGAGTTGACCGCTGCGAAGACCCTGATCGAGCTCGGCTCCGGCTCGTCGGAGAAGACCCGGCTGCTGTTGGACGCGTTCGTCCGCGCGGGTGGCCTCGGGACGTTCGTACCGCTCGACGTGTCGGTCAGCGCCCTGCGGGGGTCCACCACCACCCTCGCCGCCGACTACCCCGGGCTGCGGGTGCGCGGCATCGTCGGGGACTTCACCCGTCATCTGGACCGGCTGCCCACCGGCGGGCGGCGGCTGGTGATCTTCCTGGGCGGCACCGTCGGCAACCTGCTGCCGGTCGAGCGGGCCGAGTTCCTCGCCCGGATGCGGGCCGCGCTGGAGGTGGGTGACTGGCTGCTGGTCGGTGCCGACCTGGTCAAGGACCCGGCGGTGATCGTGCCGGCGTACGACGACGCGGCGGGGGTGACCGCGGAGTTCAACCGCAACGTGTTGCGGGTGCTCAACCGGGAACTCGGCGCCGACCTCGACCCGGAGGCGTTCGCCCACGTCGCGCTCTGGGATCCGGAACACGAGTGGATCGAGATGCGGCTGCGGGCCGAGCGGCCGATGCGGGTACGGGTGCTCGACCTGGACGTCGGCTTCGCCGCGGGGGAGGACCTGCGGACGGAGGTGTCGGCGAAGTTCCGCCCCGAAGGCATCACCGGCGAACTGGACTCGGCGGGGTTCCGCGCGGAGCGGTTCTGGACCGACCCCGACGGTCTGTTCGGCGTGACCCTGGCCCGGGCCGGCTGA
- a CDS encoding glutamate-cysteine ligase family protein, producing MVTSPEVDQVPVLRDRAAAARHLARICFKTGPPIFTGVELEWTVHDAADAARPLDAARLRAALGPYSPATLDPTSPALRLLQGSTMTVEPGGQLEISSPPRASVAALIEATQSDIDQATRLLNVAGLTLGRAGIDPYRPPQPVIDTPRYRAMRRVFDRDGPDGRTMMYSTAGLQICLDAGQPEQLGARWELVHAIGPTLLAAFATAGRHAGRDTGWASARMGAWWRIDPARTAPVWSPGRADPDPVAAWTAYVLAAPLLCVRRDDGDWTPPPDVTFADWIGGALPRPPGVDDLEYHVSTLFPPVRPRGYLELRYLDAQPGRDWILPPALLGALLSGPDTVAAAMAVTAPAADGWHTAARRGLRDPVLARAAVELFDLTRAALPRLDLPPALHDEIDQGIRRRRDAAERSQR from the coding sequence ATGGTGACGTCGCCGGAGGTGGATCAGGTTCCGGTGCTGCGTGACCGCGCCGCTGCCGCTCGTCACCTGGCCCGCATCTGCTTCAAGACCGGCCCACCCATCTTCACCGGGGTCGAGCTCGAATGGACGGTCCACGACGCCGCCGACGCGGCCCGCCCTCTCGACGCCGCCCGGCTGCGCGCGGCGCTGGGGCCCTACAGCCCCGCCACGCTGGACCCGACCAGCCCCGCCCTGCGACTGCTCCAGGGCAGCACGATGACCGTCGAGCCGGGCGGGCAACTGGAGATATCCAGCCCGCCCCGAGCCTCCGTCGCCGCGCTGATCGAGGCCACCCAGTCCGACATCGACCAGGCCACCCGTCTGCTGAACGTCGCCGGCCTGACCCTGGGTCGCGCCGGCATCGATCCGTACCGACCCCCGCAGCCGGTGATCGACACGCCGCGCTACCGCGCCATGCGCCGGGTCTTCGACCGGGACGGACCGGACGGTCGGACGATGATGTACAGCACGGCCGGCCTGCAGATCTGCCTCGACGCGGGTCAGCCCGAGCAACTCGGGGCCCGCTGGGAACTGGTCCACGCCATCGGCCCGACCTTGCTGGCCGCCTTCGCCACCGCCGGCCGGCACGCGGGCCGGGACACCGGCTGGGCGTCGGCCCGGATGGGGGCGTGGTGGCGCATCGATCCCGCCCGTACCGCCCCGGTCTGGTCCCCGGGTCGGGCTGACCCGGACCCGGTCGCCGCCTGGACGGCGTACGTGCTGGCCGCCCCGCTGCTCTGTGTCCGCCGCGACGACGGGGACTGGACGCCACCGCCGGACGTGACGTTCGCCGACTGGATAGGCGGGGCGTTGCCCCGGCCGCCCGGCGTCGACGACCTCGAATACCACGTCTCCACGCTCTTTCCGCCGGTACGCCCGCGTGGCTACCTCGAACTGCGCTACCTCGACGCGCAACCCGGGCGGGACTGGATCCTGCCGCCGGCGCTGCTCGGCGCGCTGCTCAGCGGTCCGGACACGGTGGCCGCCGCGATGGCGGTGACCGCACCGGCGGCCGACGGCTGGCACACCGCCGCCCGGCGGGGCCTGCGCGACCCCGTCCTGGCTCGCGCCGCGGTCGAGCTGTTCGACCTGACCCGGGCGGCGCTGCCGCGGCTGGACCTGCCGCCGGCCCTGCACGACGAGATCGACCAGGGGATCCGACGACGGCGCGACGCCGCAGAGAGGAGCCAGCGGTGA
- a CDS encoding TMEM165/GDT1 family protein: protein MEGFLVALVVSFGVIFVAELGDKSQLMALAFATRYRTMPILIGITVATALVHLASVALGHGLGATLPTGWISLLAGLAFIGFGAWTLRGDTLTEEEKRKAAKGGRSAVLAVGVAFFLAELGDKTMLATITLATQYGWFGTWVGSTVGMVAADALAIVVGRLLGRKLPERTIRYGAAALFAISGGWLLVEAVSQLS from the coding sequence ATGGAAGGCTTCCTCGTCGCGCTGGTGGTCAGCTTCGGCGTGATCTTCGTCGCCGAGCTGGGCGACAAGTCCCAGCTCATGGCCCTGGCCTTTGCCACCAGATACCGCACGATGCCGATCCTGATCGGCATCACCGTCGCCACCGCGCTGGTGCACCTGGCCTCGGTGGCGCTCGGCCACGGGCTCGGCGCGACCCTGCCGACCGGCTGGATCTCGCTGCTGGCGGGGCTGGCCTTCATCGGCTTCGGCGCGTGGACCCTGCGCGGTGACACGCTCACCGAGGAGGAGAAGCGCAAGGCGGCCAAGGGCGGCAGGTCGGCCGTGCTCGCCGTCGGTGTCGCGTTCTTCCTCGCCGAACTCGGCGACAAGACGATGCTCGCGACGATCACGCTGGCCACCCAGTACGGCTGGTTCGGCACCTGGGTCGGCTCGACCGTCGGCATGGTCGCCGCGGACGCGTTGGCCATCGTCGTCGGCCGGCTGCTCGGCCGGAAGCTGCCGGAACGGACGATCAGGTACGGTGCCGCCGCACTGTTCGCCATCAGCGGCGGCTGGCTGCTCGTCGAGGCGGTCTCGCAACTGTCCTGA
- the egtB gene encoding ergothioneine biosynthesis protein EgtB: MTDPGTGRSAEQLRGWIAAELDRTRARSALLTEAVDDGDLVRQHSPLMSPLVWDLAHVGNQEEIWLVRDVGGREPVRRDIDDLYDAFKQPRRDRPSLPLLPPAQARAYVATVRDKVYDLLDGVVFDSRRLVADGFAFGMVVQHEQQHDETMLATHQLRSGPAVLRSPPPPEPSARVPAEVLVPAGPFVMGTDADPWALDNERPAHRVDLPAYAIDAAPVTNGAYRGFIADGGYDEPRWWSEAGWRHRCAAALSAPMHWRRDGDGWAYQRFGRWDPVRDDEPVVHVCFHEAQAYAAWAGRRLPSEAEWEKAARWDPTTGRSRRYPWGDDEPTATHANLGQRHLWPAPVGAYPAGASPLGVHQLVGDVWEWTATPFRGYPGFAAFPYREYSEVFFGDDYQVLRGGSFGTDRAACRGTFRNWDYPIRRQIFSGFRCARDARPDEARP; the protein is encoded by the coding sequence GTGACCGATCCCGGCACCGGCCGGAGTGCCGAGCAACTACGCGGCTGGATCGCCGCGGAGCTGGACCGCACCCGGGCCCGAAGCGCACTGCTGACCGAGGCCGTGGATGACGGTGACCTGGTGCGCCAGCACTCGCCGTTGATGTCGCCACTGGTCTGGGACCTGGCCCACGTGGGCAACCAGGAGGAGATCTGGCTGGTTCGGGACGTCGGGGGGCGGGAGCCCGTCCGGCGCGACATCGATGACCTGTACGACGCCTTCAAACAGCCGCGCCGGGACCGTCCGTCGCTGCCGCTGCTGCCGCCCGCGCAGGCGCGAGCCTACGTGGCCACCGTCCGGGACAAGGTGTACGACCTGCTGGACGGGGTGGTCTTCGACAGTCGCCGGTTGGTCGCCGACGGCTTCGCCTTCGGCATGGTCGTGCAGCACGAACAGCAGCACGACGAGACCATGCTCGCCACCCACCAGCTGCGCTCCGGGCCCGCGGTGCTGCGCTCGCCGCCGCCGCCCGAGCCGAGTGCCCGGGTGCCCGCCGAGGTGCTGGTGCCGGCCGGCCCCTTCGTCATGGGCACCGACGCCGACCCGTGGGCGCTGGACAACGAGCGCCCGGCTCACCGGGTGGACCTGCCCGCGTACGCGATCGACGCCGCGCCGGTGACCAACGGGGCGTACCGCGGGTTCATCGCCGACGGCGGCTACGACGAGCCCCGCTGGTGGAGCGAGGCGGGCTGGCGACACCGCTGCGCGGCCGCGCTGAGCGCGCCGATGCACTGGCGGCGCGACGGCGACGGCTGGGCGTACCAACGCTTCGGCCGTTGGGATCCGGTCCGCGACGACGAGCCGGTGGTGCACGTCTGCTTCCACGAGGCGCAGGCGTACGCCGCCTGGGCCGGCAGGCGACTGCCCAGCGAGGCGGAGTGGGAGAAGGCGGCCCGCTGGGACCCGACCACCGGTCGCTCCCGCCGCTATCCGTGGGGCGACGACGAGCCGACCGCGACCCACGCCAACCTGGGGCAGCGGCACCTGTGGCCGGCTCCGGTCGGCGCCTACCCGGCCGGTGCCTCGCCGCTCGGCGTGCACCAGCTCGTCGGCGACGTGTGGGAGTGGACCGCCACCCCGTTCCGGGGATATCCGGGCTTCGCCGCGTTCCCCTACCGGGAGTACTCCGAGGTCTTCTTCGGCGACGACTACCAGGTCCTGCGGGGCGGTTCGTTCGGTACCGACCGGGCCGCCTGCCGGGGCACGTTCCGCAACTGGGACTACCCCATCCGCCGGCAGATCTTCAGCGGCTTCCGGTGCGCCCGGGACGCCCGCCCCGACGAGGCGCGCCCGTGA